One region of Streptomyces sp. CG4 genomic DNA includes:
- a CDS encoding response regulator transcription factor: protein MTRVLLAEDDASISEPLARALRREGYEVEVREDGPSALDAGMQGGVDLVVLDLGLPGMDGLEVARRLRADGHTVPILILTARADEVDTVVGLDAGADDYVTKPFRLAELLARVRALLRRGAAEPQQPPATHGVRIDVESHRAWMGDEELQLTAKEFDLLRVLVRDAGRVVTRDQLMREVWDTTWWSSTKTLDMHISWLRKKLGDDAANPRYIATVRGVGFRFEKS from the coding sequence ATGACCCGTGTACTGCTCGCCGAGGACGACGCGTCCATCTCGGAGCCGCTGGCCCGCGCCCTGCGCCGGGAAGGTTACGAGGTCGAGGTGCGCGAGGACGGACCCAGCGCGCTCGACGCCGGAATGCAGGGCGGCGTCGACCTGGTCGTACTGGACCTGGGCCTGCCCGGCATGGACGGCCTGGAGGTCGCCCGCCGGCTGCGCGCCGACGGCCACACCGTGCCGATCCTCATCCTGACCGCGCGGGCCGACGAGGTGGACACCGTCGTCGGCCTGGACGCGGGCGCCGACGACTACGTCACCAAGCCCTTCCGGCTCGCCGAACTGCTCGCCCGGGTGCGGGCCCTGCTCCGGCGCGGCGCCGCGGAGCCGCAGCAGCCGCCGGCCACGCACGGGGTGCGGATCGATGTCGAGTCGCACCGGGCGTGGATGGGCGACGAGGAACTCCAGCTCACCGCCAAGGAGTTCGACCTGCTGCGGGTGCTGGTGCGGGACGCCGGCCGGGTCGTGACCCGCGACCAGCTGATGCGTGAGGTCTGGGACACCACGTGGTGGTCGTCCACCAAGACCCTCGACATGCACATCTCCTGGCTGCGCAAGAAGCTCGGCGACGACGCGGCGAACCCCCGGTACATCGCGACGGTCCGTGGCGTGGGCTTCCGCTTCGAAAAGAGCTGA
- a CDS encoding ATP-binding protein, translated as MRRRLIQSTLAVVLVVIAVFGISLVIVETRTISNSAQERVDSEAVRLASIVDSRVLAAENINAEVLSNPVSKDQYAVIRMPGHDPIEIGTKPQGDVIHATQQGEEGETVTVAEPRSAVTREVGRTLLIIGLVALLAVVAAVLLAVRQANRLASPLTDLAETAERLGSGDPRPRHKRYGVPELDRVADVLDSSAERIGRMLTAERRLAADASHQLRTPLTALSMRLEEITLTDDPDIVKEEANVALTQVERLTDVVERLLTNSRDPRTGSAVTFDLDEVIQQQLAEWRPAYRSAGRAIVSSGKRHLQAVGTPGAVAQVLAALIENSLMHGGGTVALRTRVTGNQAVVEVTDEGPGVPADLGARIFERTISGRNSTGIGLAVARDLAEADGGRLELLQAQPPVFGLFLSRTPPMRKAEEDRPTVR; from the coding sequence ATGCGTCGACGTCTCATCCAGTCCACCCTCGCCGTCGTCCTCGTTGTGATCGCTGTCTTCGGCATCTCGCTGGTGATCGTCGAGACCCGGACGATCAGCAACAGCGCCCAGGAGCGGGTGGACTCCGAGGCCGTACGGCTGGCCAGCATCGTGGACAGCAGGGTCCTCGCCGCCGAGAACATCAACGCCGAGGTGCTGAGCAACCCGGTCAGCAAGGACCAGTACGCGGTGATCCGCATGCCGGGCCACGACCCGATCGAGATCGGCACCAAGCCGCAGGGTGACGTGATTCACGCCACCCAGCAGGGCGAGGAGGGCGAGACGGTCACCGTGGCGGAGCCGCGCTCCGCGGTGACCCGTGAGGTCGGCCGGACCCTGCTGATCATCGGCCTGGTGGCGCTGCTCGCGGTGGTCGCGGCCGTGCTGCTCGCCGTACGGCAGGCCAACCGGCTCGCCTCCCCGCTGACCGACCTCGCGGAGACCGCCGAGCGGCTCGGCTCCGGCGACCCCCGCCCCCGGCACAAGCGCTACGGCGTCCCCGAGCTTGACCGGGTCGCCGATGTGCTGGACTCCTCCGCCGAGCGGATCGGGCGCATGCTGACCGCCGAGCGGCGGCTGGCCGCCGACGCCTCCCACCAGCTGCGCACCCCGCTGACCGCGCTGTCCATGCGCCTTGAGGAGATCACCCTCACCGACGACCCGGACATCGTGAAGGAAGAGGCGAACGTCGCGCTGACCCAGGTCGAGCGGCTCACGGACGTGGTCGAGCGACTGCTGACGAACTCCCGCGACCCGCGCACCGGCTCCGCCGTCACCTTCGACCTGGACGAGGTCATCCAGCAGCAGCTCGCCGAGTGGCGGCCCGCCTATCGCAGCGCGGGCCGGGCCATCGTCAGCTCCGGCAAGCGGCATCTGCAGGCCGTCGGCACGCCGGGGGCGGTCGCCCAGGTGCTGGCCGCGCTGATCGAGAACTCCCTCATGCACGGTGGCGGGACGGTCGCGCTGCGCACCCGGGTCACCGGCAACCAGGCTGTGGTCGAGGTCACCGACGAGGGTCCGGGTGTCCCGGCCGACCTGGGCGCGCGGATCTTCGAGCGGACGATCAGCGGACGGAACTCCACCGGGATCGGCCTGGCCGTCGCCCGGGACCTCGCCGAGGCCGACGGCGGCCGCCTGGAGCTGCTGCAGGCGCAGCCGCCGGTGTTCGGGCTGTTCCTGTCGCGTACGCCGCCGATGCGCAAGGCGGAGGAGGACCGGCCGACGGTCCGCTGA
- a CDS encoding GtrA family protein, which translates to MEPRSSGLRRLVREVAKFGTVGVAGIFVNLGVFNLVRHVSDLPVVRASIIATVVAIVFNYVGFRYWTYRDREKSGRTKELTLFLLFSAIGLVIENGVLYLATYGLGWDSPLQSNVSKFAGIGIATLFRFWSYRTWVFRVQPSQEAESILVAESKRPHAEPEPKSQRVP; encoded by the coding sequence ATGGAACCTCGTTCCTCGGGGCTACGACGGCTCGTACGCGAGGTGGCCAAGTTCGGCACCGTCGGCGTTGCGGGTATCTTCGTCAATCTCGGCGTGTTCAACCTGGTCCGGCACGTGTCCGATCTGCCGGTGGTGCGCGCCAGCATCATCGCGACGGTGGTCGCGATCGTCTTCAACTACGTCGGCTTCCGGTACTGGACGTACCGGGACCGCGAGAAGAGCGGCCGCACCAAGGAACTCACGCTGTTCCTCCTCTTCAGCGCGATCGGCCTCGTGATCGAGAACGGCGTGCTGTACCTGGCGACCTACGGCCTCGGCTGGGACAGCCCGCTGCAGAGCAACGTATCCAAGTTCGCCGGCATCGGCATCGCGACGCTGTTCCGTTTCTGGTCGTACCGCACCTGGGTCTTCCGTGTGCAGCCGTCGCAGGAGGCGGAGTCCATCCTGGTGGCCGAGTCGAAGCGGCCGCACGCCGAGCCCGAGCCGAAGTCCCAGCGGGTTCCGTAG
- a CDS encoding 5-(carboxyamino)imidazole ribonucleotide synthase — MTFPVVGMVGGGQLARMTHEAGIPLGIRFKLLSDTPQDSAAQVVRDVVIGDYRDLDTLRDFARGCDVITFDHEHVPTEHLRALEADGIPVRPGPDALVHAQDKGVMRAKLDVIGIPCPRHRIVTDPEDVVRFAAEGDGFPVVLKTVRGGYDGKGVWVVETPEEATDPFRAGVPVLAEEKVDYVRELAANVVRSPHGQAVAYPVVESRQVDGVCDTVIAPAPDLDEALALQAERMALTIAKELGVVGHLAVELFQTRDGRILVNELAMRPHNSGHWTQDGAITSQFANHVRAVLDLPLGDPRPRARWTVMVNVLGGDYPDMYSAYLHCMARDPKLKIHMYGKDVKPGRKVGHVNTYGDDLDDVLERARHAAGYLRGTITE, encoded by the coding sequence GTGACGTTCCCGGTAGTCGGCATGGTCGGCGGGGGGCAGCTCGCGCGTATGACGCACGAGGCGGGCATCCCGTTGGGCATCAGGTTCAAGCTCCTCAGTGACACTCCTCAGGATTCCGCGGCGCAGGTCGTGCGTGATGTCGTCATCGGCGACTACCGCGATCTGGACACGCTGCGCGACTTCGCGCGCGGGTGCGATGTGATCACCTTCGATCACGAACACGTACCCACCGAGCACCTCAGGGCCCTGGAGGCGGACGGCATCCCCGTCCGTCCGGGGCCCGACGCGCTGGTGCACGCCCAGGACAAGGGCGTGATGCGCGCGAAGCTCGACGTGATCGGCATCCCGTGCCCGCGGCACCGGATCGTCACCGACCCGGAGGACGTCGTCCGGTTCGCCGCGGAGGGGGACGGCTTCCCGGTCGTCCTGAAGACCGTCCGCGGCGGCTACGACGGCAAGGGCGTGTGGGTCGTGGAGACCCCCGAGGAGGCCACGGACCCGTTCCGGGCCGGCGTCCCGGTCCTCGCCGAGGAGAAGGTCGACTACGTCCGCGAGCTCGCCGCGAACGTCGTACGCTCCCCGCACGGCCAGGCCGTCGCCTACCCGGTGGTGGAGTCGCGGCAGGTCGACGGCGTCTGTGACACGGTCATAGCCCCGGCCCCGGACCTCGACGAGGCCCTCGCGCTGCAGGCCGAGCGGATGGCCCTGACCATCGCCAAGGAACTGGGCGTCGTCGGGCATCTCGCGGTCGAGCTGTTCCAGACCCGCGACGGCCGTATCCTCGTCAACGAACTCGCGATGCGCCCGCACAACTCCGGCCACTGGACCCAGGACGGCGCGATCACCTCGCAGTTCGCCAACCACGTCCGCGCGGTCCTCGACCTCCCGCTCGGCGACCCGCGCCCGCGCGCCCGGTGGACCGTGATGGTCAACGTCCTCGGCGGCGACTACCCGGACATGTACTCCGCGTACCTGCACTGCATGGCCCGCGACCCCAAGCTCAAGATCCACATGTACGGCAAGGACGTGAAGCCCGGCCGCAAGGTCGGACACGTCAACACCTACGGCGACGACCTGGACGACGTGCTGGAGCGCGCCCGTCACGCAGCCGGCTATCTGAGAGGCACGATCACCGAATGA
- the purE gene encoding 5-(carboxyamino)imidazole ribonucleotide mutase yields the protein MSPVVGIVMGSDSDWPVMEAAAKALDEFEIAYEVDVVSAHRMPREMVAYGEQAADRGLKVIIAGAGGAAHLPGMLASVTPLPVIGVPVPLKYLDGMDSLLSIVQMPAGVPVATVSVAGARNAGLLAARILATHDEDLLHKMRDFQQDLNDQATEKGKRLRSKVEGSSGFGFGK from the coding sequence ATGAGCCCTGTTGTTGGCATCGTCATGGGGTCGGACTCCGACTGGCCCGTCATGGAGGCCGCCGCCAAGGCGCTGGACGAGTTCGAGATCGCCTACGAGGTCGACGTCGTCTCCGCGCACCGCATGCCCCGCGAGATGGTCGCGTACGGCGAGCAGGCAGCCGACCGCGGACTGAAGGTGATCATCGCCGGTGCGGGCGGCGCCGCCCACCTCCCGGGCATGCTCGCCTCGGTCACGCCCCTGCCGGTCATCGGCGTGCCGGTGCCGCTGAAGTACCTCGACGGCATGGACTCGCTGCTGTCCATCGTGCAGATGCCGGCCGGCGTGCCGGTCGCCACGGTCTCCGTCGCCGGTGCCCGCAACGCCGGCCTGCTCGCGGCCCGCATCCTCGCCACCCACGATGAGGACCTGCTGCACAAGATGCGCGACTTCCAGCAGGACCTCAACGACCAGGCCACCGAGAAGGGCAAGCGGCTGCGCTCCAAGGTCGAGGGGTCGAGCGGCTTCGGCTTCGGGAAGTAA
- a CDS encoding dipeptidase: MTSLDEARSLLREFPVVDGHNDLPWALREQVRYDLDARDISVHQDAHLHTDIPRLREGEVGAQYWSVYVRSDLPGAVPATLEQIDCVRQLIARNPADLRAALTAADMEAARAEGRIASLMGAEGGHSIDNSLGTLRGLYELGVRYMTLTHNDNNDWADSATDKPNVGGLSAFGREVVREMNRLGMLVDLSHVAATTMRAALDTASAPVIFSHSSSRAVCDHPRNIPDDVLERLPANGGMAMVTFVPKFVLQAAVEWTLAADENMRAHGFHHLDTTEEAMKVHRAFEESHPRPIATVSTVADHLDHMREVAGIDHLGIGGDYDGTAFTPDGLNDVSGYPNLLAELLDRGWSTADLAKLTWQNAVRVLGAAEDVARELQATRGPSNATIESLDGEA, encoded by the coding sequence ATGACCTCTCTGGACGAAGCACGGTCCCTGCTGCGCGAGTTCCCCGTCGTCGACGGTCACAACGACCTGCCGTGGGCGCTGCGCGAACAGGTCCGCTACGACCTCGACGCCCGCGACATCTCCGTACACCAGGACGCCCATCTGCACACCGACATCCCGCGCCTGCGCGAGGGCGAGGTCGGGGCGCAGTACTGGTCGGTGTATGTGCGCTCGGATCTGCCGGGCGCGGTCCCGGCGACCCTCGAACAGATCGACTGCGTACGGCAGTTGATCGCCCGCAACCCCGCCGACCTGCGGGCCGCGCTGACCGCCGCCGACATGGAGGCGGCGCGCGCGGAGGGCCGTATCGCCTCCCTGATGGGCGCGGAGGGCGGGCACTCGATCGACAACTCGCTGGGCACCCTGCGTGGTCTGTACGAGCTGGGCGTGCGCTACATGACGCTCACCCACAACGACAACAACGACTGGGCGGACTCGGCGACGGACAAGCCGAACGTCGGCGGCCTGTCGGCCTTCGGCCGCGAGGTCGTGCGGGAGATGAACCGCCTCGGCATGCTGGTCGACCTCTCCCATGTGGCGGCGACCACCATGCGCGCCGCGCTGGACACGGCCTCCGCCCCGGTGATCTTCTCCCACTCCTCCTCCCGGGCTGTCTGCGACCACCCCCGCAACATCCCGGACGACGTCCTCGAACGCCTCCCCGCCAACGGCGGTATGGCGATGGTGACGTTCGTGCCGAAGTTCGTGCTCCAGGCGGCCGTCGAGTGGACGCTGGCGGCCGACGAGAACATGCGCGCGCACGGCTTCCACCACCTGGACACGACGGAAGAGGCGATGAAGGTCCACCGGGCCTTCGAGGAGAGCCACCCCCGTCCGATCGCCACGGTGTCGACGGTGGCGGACCATCTGGACCACATGCGCGAGGTGGCCGGCATCGACCACCTGGGCATCGGCGGCGACTACGACGGCACCGCCTTCACCCCGGACGGCCTGAACGACGTCTCCGGCTACCCGAACCTGCTCGCCGAACTGCTGGACCGCGGCTGGTCCACGGCCGACCTGGCCAAGCTGACCTGGCAGAACGCGGTACGGGTGCTGGGCGCGGCGGAGGACGTGGCCCGCGAGCTTCAGGCCACGCGGGGCCCGTCCAACGCGACCATCGAGTCGCTCGACGGCGAGGCCTGA
- a CDS encoding MerR family transcriptional regulator, which produces MRIGELARRTGVSERSLRYYETQGLLTAERTPGGHRDYPERAVDRVIRIQELYAAGLHSEKIRQLLPCMRDGNGGPSSIATPRLVADLTAERDRIDRMIADLKRSRETLDEVIRTAGES; this is translated from the coding sequence ATGCGGATCGGTGAACTGGCCCGGCGCACCGGCGTGAGCGAGCGTTCGCTGCGCTACTACGAGACCCAGGGGCTGCTCACCGCCGAGCGCACCCCGGGCGGCCACCGCGACTACCCGGAGCGCGCCGTCGACCGGGTCATCCGGATCCAGGAGCTGTACGCGGCCGGGCTGCACAGCGAGAAGATCCGGCAGCTGCTGCCCTGCATGCGCGACGGGAACGGCGGACCCTCCTCGATCGCCACGCCCCGGCTGGTCGCCGACCTCACCGCCGAACGCGACCGCATCGACCGCATGATCGCCGACCTCAAGCGCTCCCGGGAGACCCTGGACGAGGTGATCCGCACGGCCGGCGAAAGCTGA
- a CDS encoding UDP-glucose/GDP-mannose dehydrogenase family protein, whose protein sequence is MSLKITVIGTGYLGATHAAAMAELGFEVLGLDVVPEKIAMLERGETPMYEPGLEELLRRHVAGIEGATGRLRFTTDWAEVGAFGDVHFVCVNTPQKHGEYACDMSYVDSAISSLAPHLHGPALVVGKSTVPVGSADRLAGYLAAHAPAGGDAELAWNPEFLREGFAVEDTLHPDRIVAGVRSERAEKLLREVYATPIGEGTPFVVTDFPTAELVKTAANSFLATKISFINAMAEVCEAGGGDVAKLAEAIGHDDRIGRKFLRAGIGFGGGCLPKDIRAFMARAGELGADQALTFLREIDSINMRRRGAMVEMTREALGGGSFLGKRVAVLGATFKPDSDDVRDSPALNVAGQIHLQGGQVTVYDPKGMANARKVFPTLGYADSAREAVRGADVVLHLTEWREFRELDPAALGEVASARLILDGRNALDPGLWRRAGWTYRAMGRPTA, encoded by the coding sequence ATGAGCCTGAAGATCACCGTGATCGGCACCGGCTATCTGGGCGCCACGCATGCCGCGGCCATGGCCGAGCTGGGCTTCGAGGTGCTGGGGCTCGATGTCGTGCCCGAGAAGATCGCCATGCTGGAGCGCGGCGAGACCCCGATGTACGAGCCGGGTCTCGAAGAGCTGCTGCGCAGGCATGTCGCGGGCATCGAGGGCGCCACCGGACGGCTGCGGTTCACCACCGACTGGGCCGAGGTGGGCGCGTTCGGCGATGTGCACTTCGTCTGTGTGAACACCCCGCAGAAGCACGGCGAGTACGCCTGTGACATGTCGTACGTCGACTCCGCGATCTCCTCGCTCGCCCCGCATCTGCACGGTCCGGCCCTGGTGGTCGGCAAGTCGACGGTGCCGGTCGGCTCGGCCGACCGGCTGGCCGGCTATCTCGCCGCGCACGCGCCGGCGGGCGGCGACGCCGAGCTGGCCTGGAACCCGGAGTTCCTGCGCGAGGGCTTCGCCGTCGAGGACACCCTGCACCCGGACCGGATCGTGGCGGGTGTGCGCAGCGAGCGCGCCGAGAAGCTGCTGCGGGAGGTGTACGCGACCCCGATCGGCGAGGGCACGCCGTTCGTGGTGACCGACTTCCCGACCGCCGAGCTGGTGAAGACGGCCGCGAACTCGTTCCTCGCCACCAAGATCTCCTTCATCAACGCGATGGCCGAGGTGTGCGAGGCCGGGGGCGGTGACGTGGCCAAGCTGGCGGAGGCCATCGGCCACGACGACCGGATCGGGCGGAAGTTCCTGCGGGCCGGGATCGGCTTCGGCGGCGGCTGTCTGCCCAAGGACATCCGGGCGTTCATGGCGCGGGCCGGTGAGCTGGGTGCGGACCAGGCGCTGACGTTCCTGCGGGAGATCGACTCCATCAACATGCGCCGGCGCGGTGCGATGGTGGAGATGACCCGGGAGGCGCTGGGCGGCGGCTCCTTCCTCGGCAAGCGGGTCGCGGTGCTCGGCGCCACGTTCAAGCCGGACTCGGACGACGTCCGTGACTCGCCCGCGCTGAACGTGGCCGGCCAGATCCACCTGCAGGGCGGTCAGGTCACCGTGTACGACCCGAAGGGCATGGCCAACGCGCGCAAGGTGTTCCCGACGCTCGGCTATGCCGACTCCGCGCGGGAGGCGGTGCGCGGCGCCGATGTCGTGCTCCACCTGACCGAGTGGCGGGAGTTCCGCGAGCTGGACCCGGCGGCGCTCGGCGAGGTCGCGTCGGCCCGCCTGATCCTGGACGGCCGCAACGCCCTCGACCCCGGGCTGTGGCGCCGCGCGGGCTGGACGTACCGGGCGATGGGCCGGCCCACCGCATAG
- a CDS encoding acyl-CoA dehydrogenase — protein sequence MAGSADFDLYRPSEEHDMLRDVVRSLVEAKIAPYAAAVDEEARFPQEALDALVANDLHAVHVPEEYGGAGADALATVIVIEEVARACVSSSLIPAVNKLGSLPVILSGGEELKKKYLTPLAKGDAMFSYCLSEPEAGSDAGGMKTKAVRDGDHWVLNGVKRWITNAGVSEYYTVMAVTDPDKRTKGISAFVVEKSDEGVSFGAPEKKLGIKGSPTREVYFDNVRIPADRMIGEEGSGFATAMKTLDHTRITIAAQALGVAQGAFDYAKGYVQERKQFGKAIADFQGIQFMLADMSMKISAARALTYQAAAASERGDADLTYLGAAAKCFASDVAMEVTTDAVQLLGGYGYTRDYPVERMMRDAKITQIYEGTNQVQRIVMARNLP from the coding sequence GTGGCCGGATCGGCTGACTTCGACCTGTACCGCCCGTCCGAGGAGCACGACATGCTCCGCGACGTCGTCCGTTCCCTGGTCGAGGCGAAGATCGCGCCGTACGCCGCGGCGGTGGACGAGGAGGCCCGCTTCCCGCAGGAGGCCCTCGACGCCCTCGTCGCCAACGACCTGCACGCGGTGCACGTCCCCGAGGAGTACGGCGGCGCCGGCGCCGACGCGCTCGCCACGGTCATCGTGATCGAGGAGGTGGCCCGCGCCTGCGTCTCCTCCTCCCTGATCCCGGCCGTGAACAAGCTGGGCTCGCTCCCGGTGATCCTGTCCGGCGGCGAGGAGCTGAAGAAGAAGTACCTGACCCCGCTCGCCAAGGGCGACGCGATGTTCTCGTACTGCCTCTCCGAGCCGGAGGCGGGCTCCGACGCGGGCGGCATGAAGACCAAGGCCGTGCGCGACGGCGACCACTGGGTCCTCAACGGCGTGAAGCGCTGGATCACCAACGCCGGCGTCTCCGAGTACTACACGGTCATGGCCGTCACCGACCCGGACAAGCGCACCAAGGGCATCTCCGCCTTCGTCGTGGAGAAGTCGGACGAGGGCGTCTCCTTCGGCGCCCCGGAGAAGAAGCTCGGCATCAAGGGTTCCCCGACCCGCGAGGTCTACTTCGACAACGTCCGCATCCCCGCCGACCGCATGATCGGCGAGGAGGGCAGCGGCTTCGCCACGGCCATGAAGACCCTCGACCACACTCGCATCACCATCGCCGCCCAGGCGCTCGGTGTCGCGCAGGGCGCCTTCGACTACGCCAAGGGCTATGTCCAGGAGCGCAAGCAGTTCGGCAAGGCGATCGCCGACTTCCAGGGCATCCAGTTCATGCTCGCCGACATGTCGATGAAGATCTCGGCGGCCCGCGCTCTCACCTACCAGGCCGCCGCCGCCTCCGAGCGCGGCGACGCCGACCTCACCTACCTGGGCGCCGCCGCCAAGTGCTTCGCCTCGGACGTGGCGATGGAGGTCACCACGGACGCCGTCCAGCTGCTCGGCGGCTACGGCTACACCCGCGACTACCCGGTGGAGCGCATGATGCGCGACGCCAAGATCACGCAGATCTACGAAGGCACGAACCAGGTGCAGCGGATCGTCATGGCCCGCAACCTGCCGTAG
- a CDS encoding four-helix bundle copper-binding protein: MTQPGTMTPMTQQMQDCVNACMAAHTMCEETMSSCMHKGGQAQMQIMRALMDCSETTRMCADMMMRRSPMAGDMCAMCAKACDMCADACMAMPDDPQMMRCAEACRRSAEMCRAMAGAGKM; the protein is encoded by the coding sequence ATGACCCAGCCCGGAACGATGACGCCCATGACCCAGCAGATGCAGGACTGCGTCAACGCCTGCATGGCCGCGCACACCATGTGCGAGGAGACCATGAGCTCCTGCATGCACAAGGGCGGCCAGGCCCAGATGCAGATCATGCGCGCGCTCATGGACTGCTCCGAGACGACCCGTATGTGCGCCGACATGATGATGCGCCGCTCGCCCATGGCGGGCGACATGTGCGCGATGTGTGCCAAGGCGTGCGACATGTGTGCCGACGCGTGTATGGCGATGCCGGACGACCCGCAGATGATGCGCTGCGCGGAGGCGTGTCGCCGCTCGGCGGAGATGTGCCGAGCCATGGCGGGCGCCGGCAAGATGTGA
- a CDS encoding LCP family protein — protein sequence MNDWPEGWSDNNGGPRYGRGSAGAQPEGARAMRQVRRGPAVPPGQRSYGDPGPAAPPYGTAVPQQPSYRDGQGYDEGADYDSGYNTGQVYGGGRRGGGGFVPNDNDPDPELAQYRPRPNWRRRIKWTVITLATVLIVTSVATYFWADSKLRREVDLSQVIDRPASGSGTNYLIVGSDSREGMSKADEQRLHTGSAEGKRTDSMMILHVGDNGDTLVSLPRDSNVTVPSYKGSTSGKVFPARGRQEKLNATYAEDGPTLLVRTIEANTGLHIDHYVEIGFQGFANIVDAVGGVDINIDKGFKDKWSGADFQAGEQTLNGQQALAFVRTRHAFATSDLQRTKNQQKFLSALAHQVATPSTILNPFTFYPVMGAGLDSLIVDKDMSLWDLASMFWAMKGVQGGGGTSLNMPISGSVGGNLVWDKSKVKTLVDELNNDQKVTVTGN from the coding sequence ATGAATGACTGGCCCGAGGGATGGTCCGACAACAATGGCGGACCCCGGTACGGACGCGGTAGCGCCGGCGCGCAGCCGGAGGGCGCGCGTGCGATGCGTCAGGTGCGGCGCGGCCCGGCGGTACCGCCCGGGCAGCGCTCGTACGGCGACCCCGGCCCGGCGGCACCGCCGTACGGGACCGCTGTCCCGCAGCAGCCGTCCTACAGGGACGGCCAGGGATACGACGAGGGCGCCGACTACGACAGCGGCTACAACACCGGGCAGGTGTACGGCGGCGGCCGCCGCGGTGGTGGTGGCTTCGTGCCCAATGACAACGACCCGGACCCGGAGCTCGCCCAGTACCGGCCGCGCCCGAACTGGCGGCGCCGGATCAAGTGGACCGTGATCACGCTGGCGACCGTGCTCATCGTCACATCCGTCGCCACCTACTTCTGGGCCGACTCCAAGCTGCGCCGCGAGGTCGACCTGTCCCAGGTCATCGACCGGCCGGCCTCGGGCTCCGGCACCAACTACCTGATCGTCGGCTCGGACAGCCGCGAGGGCATGTCCAAGGCGGACGAGCAGCGGCTGCACACCGGTTCCGCCGAGGGCAAGCGGACCGACTCGATGATGATCCTGCACGTCGGTGACAACGGCGACACCCTGGTCTCGCTGCCGCGCGACTCGAACGTGACCGTCCCGTCGTACAAGGGCTCCACGTCCGGGAAGGTCTTCCCGGCGCGGGGCCGGCAGGAGAAGCTCAACGCGACCTACGCCGAGGACGGTCCGACCCTGCTGGTCCGCACGATCGAGGCCAACACCGGTCTGCACATCGACCACTATGTGGAGATCGGCTTCCAGGGCTTCGCGAACATCGTGGACGCGGTCGGCGGTGTCGACATCAACATCGACAAGGGCTTCAAGGACAAGTGGTCCGGCGCCGACTTCCAGGCGGGCGAGCAGACCCTGAACGGCCAGCAGGCCCTCGCCTTCGTCCGCACCCGGCACGCGTTCGCCACCTCCGACCTGCAGCGCACCAAGAACCAGCAGAAGTTCCTGTCGGCGCTGGCCCACCAGGTGGCCACCCCGTCGACGATCCTCAACCCCTTCACCTTCTACCCGGTGATGGGCGCGGGCCTGGACTCTCTGATCGTCGACAAGGACATGTCCCTGTGGGACCTGGCCTCGATGTTCTGGGCCATGAAGGGTGTCCAGGGCGGTGGCGGCACGTCCCTGAACATGCCGATCTCCGGCTCCGTCGGCGGCAACCTCGTCTGGGACAAGTCGAAGGTCAAGACGCTGGTGGACGAGCTGAACAACGACCAGAAGGTCACCGTCACCGGTAACTGA
- a CDS encoding acyl-CoA thioesterase has protein sequence MTDQVTDPEPDIPGKPTSASRTTLSHIMTHSDTNLLGTVHGGVIMKLVDDAAGAVAGRHSGGPAVTASMDEMAFLEPVRVGDLVHVKAQVNWTGRTSMEVGVRVLAERWNESTPATQVGSAYLVFAAVDADGTPRRVPPVIPETDRDRRRHQEAQIRRTHRLARRRAIRELREKRMAEGFQD, from the coding sequence ATGACAGACCAGGTCACGGACCCGGAACCGGACATCCCCGGCAAGCCGACGTCCGCCTCGCGCACCACCCTCAGTCACATCATGACCCACAGTGACACCAACCTGCTGGGGACGGTGCACGGCGGGGTGATCATGAAGCTGGTCGACGACGCGGCGGGCGCGGTGGCCGGCCGGCACTCCGGCGGTCCCGCCGTCACCGCCTCCATGGACGAGATGGCCTTCCTGGAGCCGGTCCGCGTCGGCGACCTGGTCCATGTGAAGGCGCAGGTCAACTGGACCGGCCGGACCTCCATGGAGGTCGGTGTACGGGTCCTCGCCGAGCGCTGGAACGAGTCGACCCCGGCCACCCAGGTCGGCTCCGCCTACCTGGTCTTCGCCGCCGTCGACGCCGACGGCACGCCGCGCCGGGTACCGCCGGTGATCCCGGAGACCGACCGCGACCGCCGCCGCCACCAGGAGGCCCAGATCCGCCGCACCCACCGCCTGGCCCGCCGCCGCGCCATCCGCGAGCTGCGGGAGAAGAGGATGGCAGAGGGGTTCCAGGACTGA